In Pleurocapsa sp. PCC 7319, the following are encoded in one genomic region:
- a CDS encoding cation diffusion facilitator family transporter, whose product MMSDFQVQFDERLAQRQNSIQNVLYITLGLNLLVLETKFSLGLAMGSLSLLADALHSLSDSASNVLGLIAMRLANPKPDWDHPYGHSKFESLGALGVAGFLIVAGTEIFGSALKRLFVPLDPESLTVSNLNLMMMIGVLIINIIVALYEAKRGKDLDSRLLQADAKHTLSDVWITVVLLIGMLGVRLGLLWLDVVLAFMVAGLIFWSAWEVISENIPFLSDRVAIPAKEIMDIVMDVYGVLNCHSITSRGVVGQEIFIEMHLVVAPREIKAAYEIVEKVEHKLQEKYGSVHATIQLEPYENIQLLESHLKQPL is encoded by the coding sequence ATGATGAGCGACTTTCAGGTACAATTCGATGAGCGACTAGCTCAAAGGCAAAATTCAATTCAAAATGTTCTGTACATAACATTGGGCTTGAATTTGCTGGTATTGGAAACAAAATTTAGCCTAGGTTTGGCAATGGGTTCTCTCAGCTTGTTGGCTGATGCCCTGCACTCACTTTCAGACAGTGCTAGCAATGTTTTGGGTTTAATTGCGATGCGTCTTGCCAACCCGAAACCAGATTGGGATCATCCCTACGGACATTCTAAGTTTGAGTCTTTGGGTGCATTGGGTGTTGCCGGCTTCTTGATTGTAGCTGGAACTGAAATCTTTGGTTCAGCTTTAAAACGTCTTTTTGTTCCCTTGGATCCAGAATCTCTGACAGTAAGCAATCTTAATTTAATGATGATGATTGGCGTGTTGATCATTAATATTATCGTTGCTTTGTACGAAGCTAAAAGAGGTAAAGATCTTGATAGTAGGCTATTGCAAGCTGATGCTAAACACACCTTGAGCGATGTTTGGATTACAGTTGTTCTCTTAATTGGGATGTTAGGAGTTCGTTTAGGTTTGCTATGGCTAGATGTTGTTTTAGCTTTTATGGTGGCAGGTTTGATATTCTGGAGTGCCTGGGAAGTAATCAGTGAAAATATTCCCTTTTTAAGCGATCGCGTCGCCATTCCCGCCAAGGAAATCATGGACATTGTGATGGATGTTTATGGGGTGCTTAACTGTCATTCCATCACGTCCAGAGGAGTTGTTGGTCAAGAAATATTTATTGAGATGCATCTCGTTGTTGCTCCGCGAGAAATTAAGGCAGCCTACGAAATTGTGGAAAAAGTCGAACATAAACTTCAGGAGAAGTACGGTTCGGTTCACGCTACTATTCAGCTAGAGCCATATGAAAATATCCAGCTCTTAGAATCTCATCTCAAGCAACCATTATAG
- a CDS encoding MgtC/SapB family protein — protein sequence MDTISWQEIAVRLLFAFILGSAIAIEKRWYLTRKFIKSNTQIAVGAALFAILASLNSETIFSSQLIIGISIVSAGIVWQKQTDPQSINQVFKLWCAGAVGSLVGFGYFLPAYCGGLALVFANLLFETAEKEFIPNIEEDITKEEISKKNNDAAASSITTKPKIEVIEQSIPTTYNEVRYYCQVICPAEKEIEVLAMLVQLLKEEKLIPTGISSKKFANNNKIFPEVEIEVNLVSDNNNTGSIKIQQVLAILKAKVEISAASWVSSPLESNYRNGRS from the coding sequence ATGGACACCATAAGCTGGCAAGAGATAGCAGTACGTCTATTATTTGCTTTTATTCTCGGCAGTGCCATTGCGATCGAAAAAAGATGGTATCTCACCAGAAAATTCATTAAATCTAACACTCAAATAGCAGTGGGAGCAGCTTTGTTTGCTATACTCGCCAGCTTGAACTCAGAAACTATATTTTCCTCTCAGTTGATTATTGGCATCAGTATTGTTAGTGCAGGTATTGTTTGGCAAAAACAAACTGATCCTCAAAGTATTAATCAAGTATTCAAATTATGGTGTGCAGGAGCGGTAGGTTCTCTAGTAGGTTTCGGTTATTTTCTCCCTGCTTATTGTGGTGGGCTAGCGTTAGTTTTCGCTAATTTGCTGTTTGAAACAGCCGAAAAAGAATTTATCCCCAACATAGAAGAAGACATAACAAAAGAAGAAATAAGCAAAAAAAACAATGATGCAGCAGCATCTAGCATAACGACCAAGCCCAAAATAGAGGTAATTGAACAATCAATACCAACTACTTACAATGAAGTTCGGTATTATTGCCAAGTAATTTGCCCCGCAGAAAAAGAAATTGAGGTATTGGCTATGTTAGTTCAATTACTCAAAGAAGAGAAATTAATCCCCACTGGTATCAGTAGTAAAAAGTTTGCCAATAATAACAAAATTTTTCCCGAAGTTGAAATTGAGGTTAATCTAGTCTCTGATAATAACAACACCGGTTCAATCAAAATACAACAAGTATTGGCTATTCTAAAGGCAAAAGTAGAAATAAGTGCGGCTAGTTGGGTATCTTCTCCCCTGGAGTCAAACTATAGAAATGGTCGTTCCTGA